The Cygnus olor isolate bCygOlo1 chromosome 33 unlocalized genomic scaffold, bCygOlo1.pri.v2 SUPER_33A, whole genome shotgun sequence genomic interval GATGACGTCACCGAGGACGTGCCCAGAGAGGGGGGCGGCAGCCGAGGCGAGGCTCCAGGtaagctggggggggggcgtggcCTTTTGGGGGCGTGGCCTATCGGGTGTGACCATTTGGGGGCGTGGTCTAAGGGGGCGTGGCCTTTGTGGGCGTGGCCTCGGGTTGACCccgccccctctcccccccccaggcgccccccagccccagacgcccccccccggctgccccctGGTCTTCCTCGCCCTCGTCTgcctcctcctcgccctcctcctcctcgccggcGTCTTCGCGGTaagggggggccggggggggccttgggggggggagggcacaGGGGGggctttttgggggggaggtCCTTGGGGGGgtcatttgggggggggggggacctgggggggggtCTCTTGGAGGGGgtctttttgggggggggtctttttggggggggttcTTGGGGGGGTCTTTTTGGGGGGGACACATGAGGGGgtctttttgggggggggggggtccttgGGGGGGTCTTTTGGGGGGGGTCCTTGGGGGGGGTCCTTTTTGGGGTAGGTCCATGACGGGGGTCTTTTTGGGGGGGAtctttttggggggaggggtcCTTGGGGGGGTCTTTTTTGGGAGGGGTCCTTGGGGGGTTCTTTTTGGGGGGGTCCTGGatgatttggggggggggcaaggggggATCCTGGACCCTTTTTGGGGGGGACAAGGGGGTTCAGGGaacattttgggggggggcaagggggggTCCCAGAcccttttgggggggggtggggacaAGGGGGATCCTGGAccttttttggggtgggggacacgggggggtCCTGGGCACTTTGGGGGaaggggacacggggggggtCCAAGCCCCCTGAGGGTCCCCGAGGCGGGGGGGTCACCcagccccccgtgcccccccccccccccccccccccccaggccgtGCATTACGTCAAGGTGTTCGTCATCAGCTCCGCCGCCTTCCCCGTCCCCGCGGCCGAATCCTTCCCCTGAGGGACCCCCTGGTGACacagggggggggggggcagggggacacaGGGGACAAGGGAcgacccccccctcccccgtgACCCCCCCCAAATAAACCAGCTCGGCACCGTGCCCGCCTGCGTCCCTTGGTGGCCCCTcagggggggggggacggggacgtcACGGCTGGTGGCCACCGGCCTGCCCGGgcttgtccccccccccccccggggatggggacacggggacaaaGCCCCATTGTTGTCCCCAGGGTGGCACCACGGGGTGGCCATGGGGACGGGGAACcggggggggcactggggagggggcactggggacactgggggcactgggggacACCAAGGAGGTCGGGGAGGGGTttggggacactgggggacATCGAAGAGtttggggacattggggacacCAAAGAGCttggggacaggggagggtttggggacactggggagcttggggacactggggacagtGGAGGATTGGGGACACCAAAGAGCTTGGGGACATTGGGGATGGTTTGGGGACACCAAGGAGCTTGGGGACACAGGGGACactgggggacactggggagggtttggggacactgggggacATCAAGGAGCtgggggacattggggacactgggggacTGGGGACACCAGGGAGCCTGGGGACACCAGGGAgcctggggacactggggaggTTTTGGGGACATCAAGGAGcttggggacattggggacacCTGGGACACCAAGGAGGTTGGGGACACTGGGGAGGGTTTGGGGACACTGGGCGACACCAAGGAGcttggggacattggggacacTGAAGGATTGGGGACACCAAGGACCTTGGGGACACTGGGGTAGGTTTGGGGACCTTGGGGTCACTGGAAGGGGACAGCAAGGACCGGGGCCACCGGGAGGTGTTGGGGTCCTTGGGGACAGGGGGGAGTTCAGGGGacaatggggggggggggggggttggggacaTTGGAGGTGgttggggacactggggggggggttggggacattggggacgCTGGGACGGGGACGTGGCGGCCGGGCCATTGTCACCGGACCTGGCAAAGGTCCCCCCCTTTGTCCCCACCCCAGGCACggccgtgtcccctcccaggGGACGTCCCCGTCCCCTGCCTATAAACGGGGgcgccggggcggggggggggggggcaggtggCACCATGGGGGTGACGGGGACACTCGTGGTGGCCTTGGggacgctgctgctgctcgggggtgaggggacgggggggacatgggggacatTTGGGGACTTGGGGGGACATGGGGAACgttgggggacatggggggacattggggacatGAGGGGACACGAGGGAACATGGGGGGGATAtaggggacatggggggacatgggggggcatgggggggaTATAGGGGACAGTTGGGGACGTGGGGGCACATTGGGGACATGGGGTGACATTGGGGACATAGGGGGACATGGGGGGTACattggggacatggggggatatggggggacattgggggacatggggggacattggggacacggggggacaTGGGAAAcatgggggacatgggggggatataggggacatggggggacactgggggacACGAAGGGACATGGGGGGATATAGGGGACagttggggacatggggggacattggggacactgggggacatggggggacacgaggggatgggggggacattggggacatggggggggaTACAGGAGACAtggggggacattggggacacgggggtcgtggggggacatggggggacattggggacacggggatgtGGCACggaggggctgtggggacacAAAGGGActtgtccccgtgcccccccccccccccccccccccccccccccccgtgccaccTCCCTACAGCCTCAGCCGAGCGCGGCCCCGccggtgtccccgtccccgtccccaagcagccctggggacaggcgCTGGCCTCGCTGCTCCGCTTGCTGCACCTGCTGCCACCCGGCTCCTCGGGGACAACGATGTCCCCAAGGCCACCCGCCGGCTCGGGGACATCGGGGCCACCCCCCAGCTCGGGGACAATGCCCCAGGGACCGGGGGCGGGTCCCCAAGGACCAGGATCGGGTCCCCAAGGATTGGGGACAGGTCACCAAGGACCAGGGATGGGTCCCCAAGGGTTGGGGACGGGTCCCCAAGGTCCAGGGATGGGTCCCCAAGGATTGGGGACACATCCCCAAGGACCAGGGATGGGTCCCCAAGGATTGGGGATGGGTCCCCAAGGTCCAGGGATGGGTCCCCAAGGATTGGGGACACGTCCCCAAGGACCAGGGATGTGGCCCCAAGGACTGGGGATGTGGCCCCAAAGACCGGGGACGCGTCCCCAAGGACCCGAAGGACTGGGGACAGGTCCCCAAGGACCGGGGATGTGGCCCCAAGGGTTGGGGACACGTCCCCAAGGGCCAGGGATGGGTCCCCAAGGACCAGGGACACGTCCCCAAGGATTGGGGTTGTGGCCCCAAGGACCGGGGATGTGGCCCCAAAGACCGGGGACGCGTCCCCAAGGACTGGGGACAGGTCCCCAAGGACCAGGGATGGGTCCCCAAGGGTTGGGGACGTGGCCCCACGGACCGAGGATGTGGCCCCAAAGACCAGGGACGCGTCCCCAAGGACCTGGGATGTGGCCCCAAGGGTTGGGGACGCGTCCCCAAGGACCTGAAGGACCAGGGTCACGTCCCCAAGGACCAGGGTCACATCCCCAAGGTTTGGGGTCACGTCCCCAAGGACCGGGGACACGTCCCCAAGGACCTGAAGGACCTGAGACAGGTCCCCAGGGACCGGGGATGTGGCCCCAAAGACCGGGGACGGGTCCCCAAGGACCTGGGATGTGGCCCCAAGGGTTGGGGACGCGTCCCCAAGGACCTGAAGGACCAGGGTCACGTCCCCAAGGACCTGAAGGACCAGGGTCACGTCCCCAAAGACCAGGGTCACATCCCCAAGGTTTGGGGTCACGTCCCCAAGGACCGGGGACACGTCCCCAAGGACCTGAAGGACCTGAGACAGGTCCCCAGGGACCGGGGATGTGGCCCCAAAGACCGGGGACGGGTCCCCAAGGACGTCCCCAAGGACTGGGGACATTTCCCCGAAAGCTGGGGACGTGGTCCCGAGGATCGGGGACACGTCCCCAAAGACTGGGGTCACGTCCCCGGTGCCGGGGGTGTCCGAAGAGCGCGGGGAGGAGCTGGAGCGAGGAGGACCTTGGGGACATCGGGGACAGCGGCAGCCGCGGtatggggacagcggggactTGGGGGGACACCCAGGGACACGGCCCCATCCCCGTCCCTCACCGTGTCCCCTCTGCAGGTTGGGGACATTCGGAGGAGCTGCTGGACCTGTCATAGGGGCGGAACCCGtggtgtccccgtgtccccatcccaaTGTCCCCGTCCCCAACCCGTCCCcttgtccccgtccccgtgtccccatccctgtccccgtgtccccatccccgtgtccccatcccaatgtccctgtccccatcccacccccgtgtccccatccctgtccccatgtccccatccccgtgtccccgtccTGTCCCCGCGTCCCCACTAAAGGAGGAAGCAGTGTCACGCCTGGTCCCTTTGTCCCGTCCCCGTTGTCATGAGCGCCAGGTCCCGGCCACCCCGACCCCAAGAGAGCACCAGGAGCGGGACCGGGGGAAAACCTTTAATTggggagggggacggggacggggacagggacacgggTTCTTCTTGGGGTCGTTTATAGGACCAGAGCAGTGGTGGTTCTTCTTAGGGTCATCTGTAGGACCAAGGCAGTCGTGGCTCTTCATGGGGACATTTGTAGGACCAGGGTGGTCGTGGCTTTTCATGGGGACATTTATAGGaccgtggtggtggtggtggctctTCTTAGGGACATTTATAGGACCAGGGAGGTCGTGGCTCTTCTTAGGGACATTTATGGGACCAGGGAGGTCGTGGCTCTTCTTGGGGTCATTTGTGGGACCAGGGAGGTCGTGGCTCTTCTTAGGGACATTTATAGGACCAGGGAGGTCGTGGCTCTTCTTGGGGTCATTTGTGGGACCAGGGAGGTCGTGGCTCTTCTTAGGGACATTTATAGGACTGGGGCGGTGGTGGCTCTTCTTAGGGACATCCGGGTGGTGGTGGCTCTTCACGGGGACGTTTATAGGACCAGGGAGGTCGTGGCTCTTCTTAGGGACATTCATGGCATCAGGGAGGTCGTGGCTCTTCATGGGGCCGTTTATAGGACCAGGGCTCCATGGGGTAGCTCAGGGGCGGCCCCCCCGCGTCTCCTCGCGCCTCGGGGGGGGCTTGGCCTTGTCCCCGCTGTTGTCCCCGCTGTTGTCCCCGCTGTTGCCCCCGCTGTCGTCCCCGCTGTCGTCCCCGTTGTCCTCCCACTTGGGCAGGGGGGGCCAAGGGGCCACGGGGATGCCGGGTTcctcggggccgggggggctccggggctcGGGGGGGTCTTCGGAGGGGGGGGGAtgcggctggggggggggcgtgggtCGGCGCTCGGacatgctggggggggggggcaaaaggGGGGGTCAGGGGTGCCAGGGGTGACCCAAGCCTATTAGGACCCCCAGTGTcacccagtgcctcccagttccacccagtgccccccagctccctccagtGTCCCCCAGTTTCACCCAGTGCCCCCCTAAttccccccagtgccccccagttccccccagtgccccccagccATAGTGACCCAGACCCATGGAGTCCCCCAGTTCTCCCCAGTTCCCCCCCAGTGTCACCCAGTGACCCCCAGTTCCCCTCATTttcccccagtgcccccccagTTTcacccagtgccccccagtgcCCCCTAGGTTTCACCCAGTGACCCCCAATTCCCTCAAGTGTCCCCCCAGTTCCACCCAGTGCCCCCCCCAATTCCCCCCAGTGCCCTCCCAGttcctcccagtgctcccagttccACCAAGTGCCCCCCCAATTCCCCCCAATGCCCCCCAGtgccctcccagtgcccccccagTTCCCCCCACTGCCCCCCAGTGTcacccagtgccccccagtTCCACCCAGTGCCCTCCCAGttccccccagtgccccccccctccagcccagcagccatACCTTgggtcagcagcagccccagtgcagcactgggagcactgggagcagcactgggagcactgggctCTTATAGGTGCCCCCGGGGCTgggtggggtttggggggggggtggtgggggccGGGGCCACCCCCACCCTTGggtccccccccacacacacttttcCCCCTGGGTGCgggggcaggatccggccccgcCGGCTCAGCCGGTCCTGGGGACGCGGCGGCTGGTGAGTCAGGGCCCCTGTACGTCCTGCCCCTATACGTCCTGCCCCTATACGTCCTGCCCCTATACACCCTGCCCCTATACACCCTGCCCCTATACGTCCTGCCCCTATATACCCTGCCCCTATATGTCCTGCCCCTATACGTCCTGCCCCTATATACCCTGCCCCTATACATCCTGCCCCTACATGTCCTGCCTCTATATGTCCTGCCCCTATATGCCCCTTCACTTATACCCCAGTCCCTATAGCCTCCCCTATAGCTTGGCCCCTATAGCCTGGTTCCTATACCCTCCCCTATAGCCTGGTCCCTATAGCCTCACCCCTAGAGCCTCCCCTATAGCTCAGCCTCTACAGCCTCCCCTATAGCCCAACACCTCTAGCCTCCCCTATAGCTTGGTCCCTCTAGCCTCCCCTATAGCCTGGACCCTAGAGCCTCCCCTATAGCCCAGCCCCTATATCCTCCCCTACAGCCCAGTCCCTATAGCCTCCCCTATAGCCCGGTCCCTCTAGCCTCCCCTCTAGCCTCCCCTATAGCTTGTCCCCTATATCTTGTCCCCATAGCCTTCCCTATAGCTCATCCCCTGTAGCCCCCCCCTATAGCCCAGCCCATATAGCTTGTCCCCTATATCCTCCCCTATAGTCCAGCCCCTATAGCCTCCCCTATAGCTCATCTGTTATAGCTCATCCCCTATAGCTTGTCCCCTATAGCCTCCCCTATAGCCCGGTCCCTCTAGCCTCCCCTATAGCCCAGCCCCTATATCCTCTCCTATATCTTGTCCCCTATAGCTCATCCCCTATAGCCTCCCCTATAGCTCATCCCCCTATTGCCTGGCCCCTTTAGCCTCCCCCATAGCTCATCCCCTATAGCCTGGCCCCTATATCCTCCCCTATAACTCATCCCCTATAGATCGTCCCCTATAGCCCGGCCCCCCACAGGACCCCGTAGCCCCCACCCCGCAGCACTCGAGCAcccgcggcgggggggggggggtctgaaacattttattgaGCACCGGGCGCGCAGCCGGAGGTCcttggtgggggggggggggaggtcaCACACACTACCCCCCCCCTccttgtgtcccccccccccccccccaaaaaattgccccctccccgggccgggggggggctcaggcggggctgggggcgggggcCAGGAGGTCGCGGAGCTCGGGGACCAGCTCCAGGAGGGGTTCGGGGAAGGCCCCCCCGCGGCGCCGGGGGCTCTGTAGGGCCGCCGCCAGGCGCCCCAGGGCCTCCATCACGCGGCCttcggcctcctcctcctcctcttcatcatCCTCCTCGTCTTCCTCCAGCGGTGGCCCCGGGGTGGTGGCGGGGACGGTGACGGGGACGGTGACGGGGACGGAGGTGGGGACACTGGTGGGGGTGGTGGCCGGGACAGTGGTGGGGATGGTGGCGGGCAGGCTGCGGGcgctggtgcctggggacatggggacagcgatggggacggggaccccGTTGTCCCAATCcccttgtccccatccctgaCCCCTTTAGGGACCCCGGTGTCCCTGTCCCAGACCCCTTTGGGGACCCCGGGGTCCCCATCCCCTTGTCCCCGACCCCTTTAGGGACCCCGGTGGCCCAACCCCAGACCCTTTTGGGGACCCAGGTGTCCCCATCCCAGACCAGTTTGGGGACACAAGGTCCCAGGTCCCCCTGTCTCCACCCCAAGTCCCAGAGGGGACCCCAGTGTCCACATCCtcttgtccctgtccccaccccagACCAGTTTGGGGACCCggctgtccccatcccagttTAGGGACGGTCCCCAAGTCCCCCCGTCCCCACCCCAGACCAGTTTGGGGACCTGGCTCTCCCCATCCCAGTTTAGGGACGGGTCCCAGGtccccctctccccatcccagacCAGTTTGGGGACCCAGACTGGGGAGGGGACTGGGAACCTACCGAGCCGGCCGGGCCCCAGCAGGGCGAGCAGACAGAGCAGGATGCCGAGGGGCCTgggagcacccatgggtgctgctggggagcacgGGGAGCACTGGgtgcactgggagcactggttTTAAGGGCGGCCGGGAGGTGCCCCCCCATGCCCCCGCCCCTGTTTTCGGCCCAGCCTGGGTGCGGCCGCCCACAGTAGGGTGGGGACCGGGGTGGCatggggatggagctggtcCCGGTCCCAAGGGCCCTCCTGGGGCCCTACTAGGTCCTATGGGGCTATACTGGTCCCTATAGTGCTCCTACTGGTCCCTGTGGGGCCATACTGGTCTCTGTAGGTCTCCTACTGGTGTCTATGGGGCTCCTACTGGCCCCTAAAGGGCCATATAGGTCTCTGTAGGGCTCCTGCTGGTCCCTATGGTGCTTCTACTGGTGCCTTTGGGGCTCCTACTGGCCCCTAAAGGGCCATACTGGTCTCTGTAGGGCTGCTACTGGTGCCTTTGGGGCTCCTACTGATCCCTATAGGGCTGTACTTGTCCCTATAGGACTCCTACTGGTCCCCATAGGGCCATACTGGTTCCTATAGGCCTCCTGCTGGTGCCTTTTGGGGCTCCTACTGGTCCCTATAGAGCTCATACTTGTCCCCCTGGGGCCATACTGGTCCCaagtgtccccatccctgtccctgtgggcatccccatcctgtccccaaTGTCCCATCCAAGtgtccccatcctgtccccaaAGTCCTcatccctgtccctgtgggTGTCCCCATCCAAGTGTCCCCAATATCCCATCCCGGTGTCCCCATTCCTGTCCTAGTTGGCatccccatcctgtccccagTGTCCCACCCCGGTGTCCCCATTCCTGCCCCAGTTGGCGTCCCCGTCCCATCCCCGATGTCCCACCCCGATGACCCCATTCCCGTCCCCGTGGGcgtccccgtcccgtccctggtgtccctgtccccaggcgTGGGTGCGGACCGGCCCCGCCAGCTCAGCCAGTGCCAGGACGCACGGGGACACGTGTGGGGACACGTTGGGGACACGTTGGGGACACGTGTGGCCGTGGGGACACGTGTGGGGACAAGGACGAGGCTGGTGCCGAGCTGCAAGGACTTTATTAGGGCGCGTGAATGGGACCGGGGGGGCTCCAGGTGCCCCCTACTCGTCACAGCCCCCGCAGCCGGACTGGGCTTGGTCAGATCCTGCCCCGGATCCCCCCCCAGATCCCCTCCCGGATCCCCCTTGGGATCCCCCTTGGGATCCCGAGCCATAGGTCCCGGTCGCCGTCCCCGAGCCGGATCCCGCGCTGGAGCCGTGAGTGGATCCCGATCCCGTGGTGGGGCCGCGGCGCACAGGGATGTAGCCACCGATCCGGGCTGGATCCCGCAGCCCCGGCACGAAGGGGATCCCGGGGTTCTTGTACAGGGGGCGCTGGGAGCCCCCCTGGGACCCCGACCCACCGTAGGAGCCCAATCCCCCATAAGATCCTGACCCCCCATAGGATCCTGATCCACCCTCGTAGGATCCTGGTCCTCCATAGGAGCCTGATCCACCCCCATAAGATCCCGATCCCCCATAAGATCCCGATCCACCCCCGTAGGACCCTGATCCACCCCCATAGGACCCCGATCCCCCATAAGATCCCGATCCACCCCCATAGGATCCCGGTCTCCCATAGGATCCCGGTCTCCCATAGGATCCTGGTCTCCCATGGGATCCCAATCCACCCCCATAAGATCCTGATCCGCCCCCATAGGACCCTGATCCACCCCCGTAGGACCCCGAATCCCCCCCATAGGATCCCGATCCCCCGTAGAAACCCGAATCATCCCCGTAGGACTCAGAGAGCCCGTAGGATCCTGAGCTGCCCCCATAGGATCCTGAGCTGCCCCCATAGGAACCCGATCCGCTGCCTCCTTGGGACCCGCTGCCCCCCTGAGATCCAGGTCTGCCCGATCCCGATCCGCTTCCCCCATGGGATCCAGGTCTGCCTGATCCCGATCCACTTCCCCCATGGGATCCAGGCCTGCCTGATCCTGATCCAAATCCCCCTTGGGATCCAGGTCTGCCTGATCCTGATCCTGATCCTGATCCTGATCCTGATCCTGATCCAGATCCCCCTTGGGATCCAGGTCTGCCCGATCCCGATCCGGATCCAAATCCCCCTTGGGATCCAGGTCTGCCCGATCCTGATCCGGAACCAAATCCCCCTTGGGATCCAGGTCTGCCTGATCCTGATCCTGATCCTGATCCTGATCCAAATCCCCCTTGGGATCCTGGTCTGCCTGATCCCGATCCGGAACCAAATCCCCCTTGGGATCCTGGTCTGCCCGATCCCGATCCGGATCCAAATCCCCCTTGGGATCCCGGTCTGCCCGATCCTGAGCTGCTTCCATAGGCTCCTGAACTGGATCCCCCGTAGGATCCCAGTCCCCCATAGGATCCCGATCCACTTCCCCCTTGCGGGCCGTAGCTCCCCGATCCGAATCCACTCCCGTAGGGCACCAGTCCGTAGGATCCCGGCGGCCCACCGGATCCCGGCGAGACAAATGATCCCGAGCCATCCCCGGGGGATCCCGGCCTGCTGCCGTAGGATCCCGGCTTGCCTCCGCTCGATCCCGGGGACACGTAGGATCCCGATCCGCTCCCTCGTCCTGGGAATGCTCCCGATCCCCCGGAGGATCCCGATCCCCCATAGGATCCCGAGCTGCCCCCATAGGATCCCGACTTGATCCCATAGGATCCCGATCCTCCAGAGGATCCCGGGCCACCCCCATAAGATCCCGAGTCACTGTAGGATCCCCCGGGGGATCCGGCCCCGTCTctgggcagctgggggctgaggaATCCCGCGGGATCCTTGCAGGGATCCACTCCGGCCATCAGCGGGGCCAAGCGGGATCCCGATTCGCAGTCGTCGGCAGCGCCTGGATCTGGGGGGGGGGATCATAGGGGGGTCATCCCAGTCCTTCCCAGTTCATCCCAGTTCATCCCAGTTCATCTCAGTCCTTCCCAGTCCATCCCAGTTCATCCCAATCCTTTCCAGTCTATCCCAGTCCTTCCCAGTTCACCCCAGTCCATCCCAGCCCTTCCCAGTCCCCATCCCAGTCCGTTCCCACccatctctttttctcccagttcccaccccagtccctcccagttTGTCCaatccccagcccagcccctcccAGTTCCCTTTCCAGTCCCTCCCAGTTCTCATCCCGGTCCCTCCCAGTTCCCATCCTGGTCCCTCCCAGTTCCCATCCCGGTCCCTCCCAGTTCCCAGCCCAGTCCCTCCCCATCCATCCAGGCTTTACTTCCAGTCCCTCACAGTCTCCATCCCAGTTCTTCCCAGTCGCTCCCACT includes:
- the LOC121062840 gene encoding glycine-rich cell wall structural protein 1.8-like isoform X1: MSPTAPAMAGPRLPSALGLLLLCLCLPDPGAADDCESGSRLAPLMAGVDPCKDPAGFLSPQLPRDGAGSPGGSYSDSGSYGGGPGSSGGSGSYGIKSGSYGGSSGSYGGSGSSGGSGAFPGRGSGSGSYVSPGSSGGKPGSYGSRPGSPGDGSGSFVSPGSGGPPGSYGLVPYGSGFGSGSYGPQGGSGSGSYGGLGSYGGSSSGAYGSSSGSGRPGSQGGFGSGSGSGRPGSQGGFGSGSGSGRPGSQGGFGSGSGSGSGSGRPGSQGGFGSGSGSGRPGSQGGFGSGSGSGRPGSQGGSGSGSGSGSGSGSGSGRPGSQGGFGSGSGSGRPGSHGGSGSGSGRPGSQGGSGSQGGSGSGSYGGSSGSYGGSSGSYGLSESYGDDSGFYGGSGSYGGDSGSYGGGSGSYGGGSGSYGGGLGSHGRPGSYGRPGSYGRPGSYGGGSGSYGGSGSYGGGSGSYGGGSGSYGGSGSYGGGSGSYGGPGSYEGGSGSYGGSGSYGGLGSYGGSGSQGGSQRPLYKNPGIPFVPGLRDPARIGGYIPVRRGPTTGSGSTHGSSAGSGSGTATGTYGSGSQGGSQGGSGRGSGGGSGAGSDQAQSGCGGCDE
- the LOC121062840 gene encoding glycine-rich cell wall structural protein 1.8-like isoform X17 produces the protein MSPTAPAMAGPRLPSALGLLLLCLCLPDPGAADDCESGSRLAPLMAGVDPCKDPAGFLSPQLPRDGAGSPGGSYSDSGSYGGGPGSSGGSGSYGIKSGSYGGSSGSYGGSGSSGGSGAFPGRGSGSGSYVSPGSSGGKPGSYGSRPGSPGDGSGSFVSPGSGGPPGSYGLVPYGSGFGSGSYGPQGGSGSGSYGGLGSYGGSSSGAYGSSSGSGRPGSQGGFGSGSGSGRPGSQGGFGSGSGSGSGRPGSQGGSGSGSGRPGSHGGSGSGSGRPGSQGGSGSQGGSGSGSYGGSSGSYGGSSGSYGLSESYGDDSGFYGGSGSYGGDSGSYGGGSGSYGGGSGSYGGGLGSHGRPGSYGRPGSYGRPGSYGGGSGSYGGSGSYGGGSGSYGGGSGSYGGSGSYGGGSGSYGGPGSYEGGSGSYGGSGSYGGLGSYGGSGSQGGSQRPLYKNPGIPFVPGLRDPARIGGYIPVRRGPTTGSGSTHGSSAGSGSGTATGTYGSGSQGGSQGGSGRGSGGGSGAGSDQAQSGCGGCDE
- the LOC121062840 gene encoding glycine-rich cell wall structural protein 1.8-like isoform X2, producing MSPTAPAMAGPRLPSALGLLLLCLCLPDPGAADDCESGSRLAPLMAGVDPCKDPAGFLSPQLPRDGAGSPGGSYSDSGSYGGGPGSSGGSGSYGIKSGSYGGSSGSYGGSGSSGGSGAFPGRGSGSGSYVSPGSSGGKPGSYGSRPGSPGDGSGSFVSPGSGGPPGSYGLVPYGSGFGSGSYGPQGGSGSGSYGGLGSYGGSSSGAYGSSSGSGRPGSQGGFGSGSGSGRPGSQGGFGSGSGSGRPGSQGGFGSGSGSGSGSGRPGSQGGFGSGSGSGRPGSQGGFGSGSGSGRPGSQGGSGSGSGSGSGSGSGSGRPGSQGGSGSGSGRPGSHGGSGSGSGRPGSQGGSGSQGGSGSGSYGGSSGSYGGSSGSYGLSESYGDDSGFYGGSGSYGGDSGSYGGGSGSYGGGSGSYGGGLGSHGRPGSYGRPGSYGRPGSYGGGSGSYGGSGSYGGGSGSYGGGSGSYGGSGSYGGGSGSYGGPGSYEGGSGSYGGSGSYGGLGSYGGSGSQGGSQRPLYKNPGIPFVPGLRDPARIGGYIPVRRGPTTGSGSTHGSSAGSGSGTATGTYGSGSQGGSQGGSGRGSGGGSGAGSDQAQSGCGGCDE
- the LOC121062840 gene encoding glycine-rich cell wall structural protein 1.8-like isoform X11 codes for the protein MSPTAPAMAGPRLPSALGLLLLCLCLPDPGAADDCESGSRLAPLMAGVDPCKDPAGFLSPQLPRDGAGSPGGSYSDSGSYGGGPGSSGGSGSYGIKSGSYGGSSGSYGGSGSSGGSGAFPGRGSGSGSYVSPGSSGGKPGSYGSRPGSPGDGSGSFVSPGSGGPPGSYGLVPYGSGFGSGSYGPQGGSGSGSYGGLGSYGGSSSGAYGSSSGSGRPGSQGGFGSGSGSGRPGSQGGFGSGSGSGSGSGRPGSQGGFGSGSGRPGSHGGSGSGSGRPGSHGGSGSGSGRPGSQGGSGSQGGSGSGSYGGSSGSYGGSSGSYGLSESYGDDSGFYGGSGSYGGDSGSYGGGSGSYGGGSGSYGGGLGSHGRPGSYGRPGSYGRPGSYGGGSGSYGGSGSYGGGSGSYGGGSGSYGGSGSYGGGSGSYGGPGSYEGGSGSYGGSGSYGGLGSYGGSGSQGGSQRPLYKNPGIPFVPGLRDPARIGGYIPVRRGPTTGSGSTHGSSAGSGSGTATGTYGSGSQGGSQGGSGRGSGGGSGAGSDQAQSGCGGCDE
- the LOC121062840 gene encoding glycine-rich cell wall structural protein 1.8-like isoform X5, whose protein sequence is MSPTAPAMAGPRLPSALGLLLLCLCLPDPGAADDCESGSRLAPLMAGVDPCKDPAGFLSPQLPRDGAGSPGGSYSDSGSYGGGPGSSGGSGSYGIKSGSYGGSSGSYGGSGSSGGSGAFPGRGSGSGSYVSPGSSGGKPGSYGSRPGSPGDGSGSFVSPGSGGPPGSYGLVPYGSGFGSGSYGPQGGSGSGSYGGLGSYGGSSSGAYGSSSGSGRPGSQGGFGSGSGSGRPGSQGGFGSGSGSGRPGSQGGFGSGSGSGSGSGRPGSQGGFGSGSGSGSGSGRPGSQGGFGSGSGRPGSHGGSGSGSGRPGSHGGSGSGSGRPGSQGGSGSQGGSGSGSYGGSSGSYGGSSGSYGLSESYGDDSGFYGGSGSYGGDSGSYGGGSGSYGGGSGSYGGGLGSHGRPGSYGRPGSYGRPGSYGGGSGSYGGSGSYGGGSGSYGGGSGSYGGSGSYGGGSGSYGGPGSYEGGSGSYGGSGSYGGLGSYGGSGSQGGSQRPLYKNPGIPFVPGLRDPARIGGYIPVRRGPTTGSGSTHGSSAGSGSGTATGTYGSGSQGGSQGGSGRGSGGGSGAGSDQAQSGCGGCDE
- the LOC121062840 gene encoding glycine-rich cell wall structural protein 1.8-like isoform X8, yielding MSPTAPAMAGPRLPSALGLLLLCLCLPDPGAADDCESGSRLAPLMAGVDPCKDPAGFLSPQLPRDGAGSPGGSYSDSGSYGGGPGSSGGSGSYGIKSGSYGGSSGSYGGSGSSGGSGAFPGRGSGSGSYVSPGSSGGKPGSYGSRPGSPGDGSGSFVSPGSGGPPGSYGLVPYGSGFGSGSYGPQGGSGSGSYGGLGSYGGSSSGAYGSSSGSGRPGSQGGFGSGSGSGRPGSQGGFGSGSGSGRPGSQGGFGSGSGSGSGSGRPGSQGGFGSGSGRPGSQGGFGSGSGRPGSHGGSGSGSGRPGSHGGSGSGSGRPGSQGGSGSQGGSGSGSYGGSSGSYGGSSGSYGLSESYGDDSGFYGGSGSYGGDSGSYGGGSGSYGGGSGSYGGGLGSHGRPGSYGRPGSYGRPGSYGGGSGSYGGSGSYGGGSGSYGGGSGSYGGSGSYGGGSGSYGGPGSYEGGSGSYGGSGSYGGLGSYGGSGSQGGSQRPLYKNPGIPFVPGLRDPARIGGYIPVRRGPTTGSGSTHGSSAGSGSGTATGTYGSGSQGGSQGGSGRGSGGGSGAGSDQAQSGCGGCDE